In Heteronotia binoei isolate CCM8104 ecotype False Entrance Well chromosome 5, APGP_CSIRO_Hbin_v1, whole genome shotgun sequence, the DNA window GCCCCACAATTGATTGTTCAGATTGCTGCTGCATTTTCCCCCTGTCTTTCACCCATACACATAAGAGTGTATCTGAAGCTCTGGCTCccttttgacagctccacaatcccaCAGCTATGTATTctggcccctctcagcctccttccctttgcctctcttccttggaatatatGGGGAAGgagtgcagatttacatgagagcaGTCCCACTGACTTCAGTAAATTTACTCTTGTGGGATCAAACAAACTGATGCAGAAACAggaaagagggtttttttggaaggggggatttgtcactcaaaaacaactcccccagggaCTCCTGATCCAGAATGACTACTTAGTCGCAGTGATTGTCAACACCAGGAGCAATTATGCCCTTATGCACACATCACTACCTGATCCAAAAGGAAAAATGGAGgtggaaatggaagggaaggttcagacttccaaAACAGCTTGACTTCATGAGAGTTTGAAAATGCGGAATAAATGCGCGGACATCCATAAGCACTGGACTTTCTCTGGTGGCTGTTTACTCTGAATCCAACTCATCATATGATGGGATAAGTATGACTGGGgaatgggagccagatgtggctatGTGACCAAGCCCACTTAATCCGTAAGGGAACAGCAACTATATTGgtccaaactgcctgtctgactAAAGCCTCAGATTACATCGGCACCACTGGAACTGCCTTTGAGAACTTTTTTGTGACATGCTAAATGTGGATGACTGCCTGAAGTCCATCTCTGACAGAGACTGCTCCTCATCTCTACAGTCACAGTGCTGAATTACAAAGCTGGcgtctccagggaaactggaatCAAATGGCTTAATACTCTTACATTTCTTATTACCGGATACCATGAGCCTGTTCAAGAGAAGCCATCAAGAGTATCCTTAAAATATTagatataaccagggcttttttttgagcagggacgcacaggaacacagttccagttggcttggcatcagtgggtgtggcctaatatgcaaatgagactctggtgggctttttctacaaaaaagccctatgtgaaacaatagtgatgtcaggaagtatggcctaatatgcaaatgagttcctgctgggctttttctacaaaaaagctctggatacaACAATGATAGATAAAATAATGACATCTGACTTCAACGTGTATCTGTAAGCACAGAAGAGAGCTTTATGTGGAAATATGAAGTTTCCACACTAGACTATGCAAACAGAAAGACAGACTGAAGTGCTCCAAGTGGAATTCCACAATAATACAGAGAATTACTCAGGtgagtaaccatgttggtctgaagcaacagaaaaacaTTTCAGTTCAATGACAactttaagatcaacgaagtttaattctgagtataagcttttgtgtgcacacacacttcttcagactgaCAGAAGTGTCAGTATATAAATCAATCTGTAAGATCCAGGAAAGCTTCTAGATGAAAAATTAGCAGACATTTCACTTCCCATGAATCCAAGGAATGTCCAGTAAAACTGAAAAAGTGTCACAGATGGACTGCAGTGCATGGAATCCACttaatggcacttcacacacacacatgaagtaCTATTTCCTGCACTGTTTAATATAGCGtgtctgaaacaaagcataaaacCTCAGACATATATTAAACAATACAGAAAATGGTACTTCATGTATGTGTAGTAACCCTAGTCCTaatacattgcttattagatgtctcatctTACTGACTGTattgacttacactgtgtaatcctctttgagtctcagtgagaaaggtggaccatAGTAAAGTAAGAAAGATAAAATAAGTTGGCAATGAAGGCACACTCACCATTCAGCCTGGGCAACGTGCATTGTATCTTCTATATTCATTTTATCAGTAACAAAATAGAAACCGAAGAGACCAGTGTCAGAATAGCAGGTGTTGAAGTTCTCAAACCTTTGGCAAAACTTTTCAGTCACAGCAGCTGCAGCAAGCCTGCTAGACTGATTCTGTAAATGAATAATTACATTTCTTAAGACTTTTGCGCTCCCCCAGCGGGCCAAACTTCAGTTTACTGAGCTGCTAAGAAAGCAGAAATCTGATGTCATAACACTCCACACACAGTGAATGTGGATGAAACCTACTACAGTCCATCTGTGGCAAAGACTATACAGATACAATGAAAATGCTCTCCTGCCAAATGCCAACTGAAGAAGCTACCTAAGAAATTACTGAATGGTTCATACTCAGGATTCAGTTACCATATTCCAAAGCAGTTTTAACAAAATCCTCTTCTCAAATTCTGGGCATTGTATCTACAAAAGGTAGACTAAATATACAAAGTTGCTGTCTTACACTGAGTCAGGCTAATATTAGTCAACTTACCCAATTACTATCTACCCTGACTAGTAGTCACTCCCCAACATACTAAGACAAAGTATTCCCTAGCTCTACCATCCTAGATGTCTTTAACTGGGAATACCCATTGCTGGTCCTGAGGACTCCTTATTCTATGCTCTACCAGAATAGCTACACTAAGCTACAACATTTTTGACCCTTACTCTTTATTTGTCCAGGACACCTAGAAACACTTCCTCAGGATTACATATACCTAGCTAAATAATCATACAGCAGTTTGTAGTTCTATTTTTTTACTCTCCAATTGCTTGAAGAAAGCATAGATTACAATGATTTTTTTGCTACCTCTGTTCCCATCTGTGTATACCTCAACTGCCCTAAAGGGTGCTTTGTTCAAACACTTCTACAACTTGCTGTATAGCTTCACGTTTGATGAACTGGCTGATAGCACTGGAGGTGGCCAATGAAGCAACCTTTGTTTCTCTTGAAAACTTAAAGATAAGTGACTTTGCTTTCCACAATCACAGCCTCTTTAATAAGCCTGCCTACCTACTTCAATATAAAAGATAAACATCATTACTTTTTAGCCAAAGTCAGTGAAATCTGTAAGATCAAGAAAATCTTCGTGCTGTTACACATTATAGCCACATAAACCAGTAAAGAACACAGGAGGATAAGTCATTACTGCTCATTCTAATACTTTACTATCTTACCTTACCACCACCAAAGGTGAGATCATAGTGCCCGATGACTGAATTCGCTATGAGAAGGGGAATATTGTCTGGGTTGGCCCATCCTGGCCCTTCTACTGCAACAGCAACATGAGCCAAAGGTAAAGCATCATCTCTGACATTGATCTGAAAAGCATTAGAAAGAAGTAATGCAAAGTACAATCAAACCTTTTCTGCAGAAGCAAGATTTTCCCATTTGCCTGTTACGGAAAGACTAAGTCCCATTCACATGCAATGGTGAAATCTGAGGTCCACGGGAATGGACCAGGGTTCACAGACATGCAAAGGAGCACAGAAGATGGCACAGCAAGTTCATGCAAGAGAAGAGAGCAAAGTAAGCAAGGTCAGAAAGAGAAAACATGATCCCTTGACTGGCTTCCAATCCCAGAGCACTGAAGCCCAGGTTAAATGAGAACTGAGACCAAATGCTGCTTTAAGCTGTATCTATCTTGCCACTACATTTGTTATGCTGAGCTCTTCTATTCCCTGGCTTCAACATACATTCAGGTCACAGAAGCTCCTTGTGGTACAACAGACCCAAACACAAAGATAACAGAGGGGAATTCAAGGCTGGAACGGAATCTGCTATACATACAGGCTTAAGGAGCTTGTTCTTAAAAACTGCCTAAGCATATGGTACACTGAATTCTGACATTCACACGCTACCTGACGAAGATGCCTTTTAAGTAAAACTCTACCTCACTCCCAGTGAAGCGGCAGCGTGTAAGAATGGGCACTGCATCTTCCTTGTACTGGTAGGGAACGTTGCCGAAGTGTTGCTTGGCAAGGTGTACCAGTTCTTTGTGGCTAACATCTGGCAAAGAGAGCAAAAGGAGTAACTCACTCATCAGTACAGTGATTTTCATTTCCAAAGAGACAgcagtaaatttaaaaaaaaacccaaacaaatgctTCTTTTAATGTTTTAGTAGCTAAAATATTGTTCTCCAATAAACCTTTGGGAAAGAGCAGTTCAGCTCATTGCATGTACTTACAGGAAGGTTCATAGTCTCCTGCCACCCACACAAAGCTACCAATGGAAATTTATTCACCAAGGCCAGTCAGTTGCTACGATGCCACTGTCAACCTATTCTTCCTGCTCTATGATAAGGCAACAAATAGAAACATACCTACATGCTAGTTCTTAGAATGCCTACATTCTACTTCTTAGAATGCCCTTTACAAACCTAACAGGGAAAACACTGAGAATATGATCCACTTGTAACATAGGGCTTATCTATGTAAACTTGCAAGGTTTCTTAACTTACTGCCAAGCAACATATCTAAGGATCAGTGAACCATACTCTTAAGGAGAATAGAGGCCAACTTGGAACCCGcttcctttccttttaaaaatctgacTCTGCCTCTTGCAGCAGACTAATCCTTCTTCAAAAAGTCTCATCAACTGCCCAGTGCTGGCCTCTGCTGCACCATGGACATGCAACTGCACAACAACAACCTGCATCCAAGGAAGATGCAAAGTAGTTGAAAGAAGAGTTCCTCATGACTTATGCTATACCATTAAAACACTACTAACCTCCAGCAGCTGCCAGGACCATGCGAGGAGCTTTGAAGTGAGTCTCAATGTACTCTGTTAAATCTGCACGAGACAAAGTCCTAAAGAAAACACAATAACTTTAAATCATCtgcagcagtggtccccaacctttctggcaccagggaccagcggggggtggggaaacgCAGGGTATGGGAACTGGTCTTCTCTTCTGAATTCAATAAACATAACTCTAGCTTTGATTTAAATACTTGCTATATATAAATGGTAGCTAGACAGTGGGAAAAAATTGCTATCACGAAAGGCAGAATTTAGAGATGTATTAGTGCTATTGCTTTAGATGCCTGTCTTCAGACTGATCATCATTCCACGCAGTAGGGTTCATTCAAATTGTATACTGTggatcagcggtccccaaccactgggccccGGAGCGATACCAGTCCGTGGCCCATCAGCAACTGGGCCGCCAGACTCGCTGCCCACCTCCCCACCGCGATGCCCCACAGCTTCACTGCCCTGCCCTCTCCTCCTGtgtcgcctcctcctccctccgtgttTATTATGTTAAGCCAGGGGAAGCGTCTTcctggctctttaaaagctcacctccccgccgccccccgccccccagcagcaGAGTGAGCAATCTGCTAAACAAGCAGCATTTTGCCTCAGGAGGCAAAGGCAGCGCGGCTTGTTCAGCGGTTGCTCACTGCTGCTGCCAGTTTCCCCCATGGATCAGCTGCTgccgtgggggagggaggtgcgCTTTTAAAGAGCTGGGAAGGCGCTTTCCCCGGCTTAACCTAATAAGCACAGAGGAAGGAGGTGGGGacgcgggagggggaggaggcagcacggggggggggaggctgtggggcACTGCAGGGGGGCAGGAAGCTTGGCTGGCAGCCCAGTTGCTGATGGCCCACGGACCGGTATTGGTCTGgggcccggtggttggggaccgctgatctACAGTATGCAAGACAGGCATCTAAAGCAATACCACTAATACATCTCTAAATTCTGCCTTTCGTGATAGCAATTTTTCCCCACTGTCTAGCTACCATTTATATATAGCAAGTATTTAAATCAAAGCTGGAGTTATGTTTATTGAATTCAGAAGAGAAGACCAGACCAATGCTGAAATCAAGGAAGAGAAGAAACAAAATGACAGTGCAGTGGGGGAAAAAACCTGCATTTCACGCAAGGATCTGTATGCATTCCACATACAACTTTGCCAGAGGATTGACCTGGAAGTTATGTCTATGtcagtttggtttggtttgtgactTTGAAATTATAAACAGCTCAGTCTGAATACATTTAGTCTTGTTATATAAAAAAGTCTCAACCATTTCACCTAGGGGTAAGACGAAATATTTGTACGGTTCCTGTAAAATAGTTTTTATCAAGCTCAGTTTATACAAATTGTCTGCCATTGGTTTTTAATTTTCTGTAATATGTATGCTTGAttttgaaagtttttaaaaaatcttttgcaTATGGATTTATAAATCCCCCAATGAAGCTGTGTGTATAGCATACAGGGAACcttgatataaataaaagttcttTTCCCTCTGcaccttcttttcttcctctcttccttggcTGAAAGACTGAGCCAAGCATCAGATGATCCCTGTTTAAAAACGAACCATTCCCTGTATTAGCAATAATTAGCAAATGTGTTGCACTCAAACCAAAGAGACATTGATTCAAATCCTACCCAGTCATGGTCTCAAAGGGGTAATATtagatatgtcactatttctCACTTTCAGTTCCTCCACCATGGTATGATTAGAATGTCAGATTAAAACTGGAGCGCTCtaggctcaaatccccactcacctgtgaagttcactgggtgacctaaTATACCCTCAGCAAAACCTAATTCACCTTACTGTCAAGACAACCATCTAAGCAAGCCCAAGGTTCATGGAGACTTATTGAAATGTAGTAATTAGATCAGAAAAGGATTTGCCAACATTAATAAAGTCATGGTAACCTATATTATGTTCATGCATAAAATTGCAGTCATTTCCTTTAATACCGTTGTTATGTTTCTAATGACAGAGCTAAACAAAACAGATGTATGGTAATGTCGGTTCTAATGGGGATGTGTTCACAGTATTTCTTACCTATGAGTAATGCATAAAGCAACCACACCACTGTGCTGGAGTAACCCTTTCCAGATCACCTCCTGGGAGAGCTGCACCCACCTTCTCTGTCAGCCCCAAAACTCCTACTGGGCCCCATTCCTCAGCAATACAGACCTTCTGACACAGCTGTGCCGATTGTAGTACAGAGTTACtatccagccctgccccccccccctttacaaaaAAGAAATTATACTCAGGATGAAGAGTGCTATAAAGAAACAGCTTTATAGGAGGTATGACTTATATCTTATTCTTCATTTAATTTGCTTGTAACTAGTTACTAGAAGTTATGTAGGGCATAACCAGACAGGGCAAAGGAAGTATGCTTCACAAGCAAGAAACATTTTATACTGGAGGCTTACTTTACATTCTTTGTTGTTCCTTCAACAGTCCGGCTCAAAGCAGTGCCTTGGTAAGCTGTGGCATGCAGGTAATCAAAGACAACGTCAGACAAGCTGCCATCAATTTCTTTCATCTCCTGAAGAATGACCTTCCGCTCCTTCTCAATCTGGGAATCCTCCAGATTGAAGTTCTGTACAGCATCAGCCAGAATCTCAACAGCTATAAGACACATAAAAGTATTCTCTTTATGTCAAATGGTGGGAGTGGGGAGACATTAGCTTTTTTAGGTGAGAAGAGCCTAACTTGCACAGGTTGCAGCATGAAGTTTTTGTGACACCAAGAGTGACAATGCATCCAATTGCCCTCTTGCCTCCACACAGCAGTGAAGGTAACTAATAGCACCTCTATTCTTCATTCCTATATCCCTACTGGCTCCATAATCCCTTTCCTGCAGTTCTCTTCTACTTTCATTTCCTATCCCAATTTCATTCTTTTTTCGTTCAAACATGTTGCATGAGAAGAAAGTGTCTAGCACTGGAGAAACATGTTCCACAGCAAAGTATCATGTTCCTTGGCAAAGGGGGACAGCATTGTACAAGCAAAAGGAAGACAAAGAACCAATCCTTTGTAAGCAATCTTGCTATTACAACTAGTATTTAATGGCACAAAGGTTGCAGATGCCAGTACTGAGCTCTTTGCAAGGAGGGAACATAGTCGGAAAAGGTGACATCTAAGAAAAATGAAAATAAGATGTCCACAAAGACAACTAAATTTTACACAGCTTGATAAACATTGGACTTTTccacattccccctccccaatcgGTTATGGCCTTGTACTGCTTTTACACTGATAAACGCAGGAcatttttacttaaaaaaaaaaccaaacacagTTCTGGCCCTGTTCTCCTTCGGCTTATCCCGTGATTTCTGcatgcatttttgtgcctttagtttttaCTTTTTTGTTATTTCCCTGTCCCCACGCCCTAGTTATTTTGACATCATTTTTGCCCCAATGTTTTTTTCTGGAAACTGAGTCAGTTTTCTTCTTATGCATAAATTTTCTGTTGTTCTGCCCACTCCTATCACCTCTGGCCCACTGTTTCATAACTGGAGTGCTGTGGTCAAATCACACCCTCTCCTCCCCCTAACCTGAAgattctctctcctcccttccttggcACTACAATATTGAGAAATCATTGGAACAACAGGCTCTGAATTCTCAGAACTCAGTACAGAAAAAAGTAAGTCTCTGGTGTCTTTCCTCAcagaaatataaagaaaaagaCATATCTCTCAGAGGGAAGAAGGTGAAGACTTGTTAAAAGCTCAAAATTCAGAAAACACTGATATTTtagtgccatttaaaaaaaaaaaacaggagttGCTGTGACACCACCAATGACaacagcaccctcccttgaaaatcttcATTACTGAAGGCAAGAAAATAAATTGACTGCATACCTGTGCAAATGCAGAAGGAGGGCAGACATGCAGGAGAACCACGCCCAGATGATTCCAATGCTTGGATAGACTCCcaagaaaatcagaagtaaggTGAGCATATGGAAAAGCCCACAGGGATTATATGAACCCATCTGAAAGCAACTGCTTCTGGCCAGTATTGCAATAACTTACTTTCTAGCGCTTGGCAGCAGTCTTTTGAAAACATATCACAGATGTGTCCAAGAACTAATCAAGTGGAAAATTGCTTCCTGCTGGCTAACACAGGCTTAAATTAAGTCATCACTGCATAGGGAAGAACAATTAAAATTGAACCTTCTGCAAACACCCTAAGTTTTACTCCATTATGTCAAGTTAAACATatatgcaaagaaagcaacttctctCTTCCAATTCATAAGTGATAAGAAAGAGCTCAATGACACTACCTTTGGGCAAATCTTTGGACAAAGCTTTCATGAAAAAGGCTGTCTTCTCCCGGGAGGTATAGCTATTGAGATGTGCACCCATGCTCTCCACTTCTTTTTCAAAGGCTGTGCCAGGGCGTTTCTTTGTCCCCTAAAGAGATACCAAAAGGCAAACTGGCAAGTAAATAGGTTCACAGAGCTTGCCTGTGGGTCACTGAAAGCTATGTCTTTGTGCTTGCATGTGGCCCAATGTCTTCCTTAGACCATTGGGCAGGATATAAGAacaaaaaaacataagagaagccatgttggatcaggccaatggcccatccagtccaacactctgtgtcacacagtggccaaatacacacacacacacactgtggctaatagccacagatggacctctgttccatatttttatccaatcccctcttgaagctggctatgcttgtagctgctaccacctcctgtggcagtgacttccacatgttactcaccctttgggtgaagaagtacttccttttatccctttta includes these proteins:
- the LOC132572550 gene encoding cytochrome b-c1 complex subunit 1, mitochondrial — encoded protein: MAASSVCRVAGSVASRALLRRSQSSPALWSLTRRESTASYAQVLHSLPETEITTLDNGFRVASEQSNQPTCTVGVWLDVGSRYENEKNNGVSNFVEHLAFKGTKKRPGTAFEKEVESMGAHLNSYTSREKTAFFMKALSKDLPKAVEILADAVQNFNLEDSQIEKERKVILQEMKEIDGSLSDVVFDYLHATAYQGTALSRTVEGTTKNVKTLSRADLTEYIETHFKAPRMVLAAAGDVSHKELVHLAKQHFGNVPYQYKEDAVPILTRCRFTGSEINVRDDALPLAHVAVAVEGPGWANPDNIPLLIANSVIGHYDLTFGGGKNQSSRLAAAAVTEKFCQRFENFNTCYSDTGLFGFYFVTDKMNIEDTMHVAQAEWMRLCTSVTESEVKRAKDILRNTFVSLLDGTTPVCETIGSHVLNYGRRISLAEWDARISEVDARTVREVCSKYLYDKCPAVAAIGPIEQLPDYNRIRSAMYWLRF